A stretch of Heterodontus francisci isolate sHetFra1 chromosome 1, sHetFra1.hap1, whole genome shotgun sequence DNA encodes these proteins:
- the LOC137369073 gene encoding uncharacterized protein: MPLLLPCRSPTGTPPPTAVPPTATPPHTAAHPPTATPLPTSAHPPTAARPPTARQPPTATPPPNSISPTAILPLTAIPPPSSPPPIATLATAALPTATPPLPATTPTPPPTATHPTATSTATPTAAPPPTPAAQPPSFSTPRTATPSPITTPVVTTPSAKPPPVDTPRNAIPATAAPSTAIPSISTPSHTAAQPPAATPPATAAEPPNSSYYTPPPTATPTATPLTTATPHPCYSSYWHPSYYSCSSYYHSSSECHSSSYCRSTSYCHFPSFYHSASYCHSASYCYSSSSYFHSSSNYHSSSSYCYSFSYCCSSSC; the protein is encoded by the coding sequence ATGCCACTCCTCCTCCCCTGCCGCTCCCCTACAGGCACTCCTCCTCCTACCGCCGTTCCTCCGACTGCCACTCCTCCTCACACTGCCGCTCATCCTCCTACTGCCACTCCTCTTCCTACGTCCGCTCATCCTCCTACTGCCGCTCGGCCTCCTACTGCCCGTCAGCCTCCTACTGCAACTCCTCCTCCTAATTCCATTTCTCCAACTGCCATTCTTCCTCTTACTGCCAttcctcctccttcctctccccctcctatTGCCACTCTTGCTACTGCCGCTCTTCCTACTGctactcctcctcttcctgctactactcctactcctcctcctactGCCACTCATCCTACTGCCACTTCTACTGCCACTCctactgctgctcctcctcctactCCTGCTGCTCAACCTCCTTCATTTTCTACTCCCCGTACTGCCACTCCTTCTCCTATTACCACTCCTGTTGTTACTACTCCTTCTGCCAAACCTCCTCCTGTTGATACTCCTCGTAATGCCATTCCTGCTACTGCCGCTCCTTCCACTGCCATTCCTTCAATTTCCACTCCTTCTCATACTGCCGCTCAACCTCCTGCTGCCACTCCTCCTGCTACTGCCGCTGAACCTCCTAATTCCTCCTACTATACTCCTCCTCCTACTGCAACTCCTACTGCCACTCCTCTTACTACTGCCACTCCTCACCCCTGCTACTCCTCCTACTGGCATCCCTCCTACTACAGCTGTTCCTCTTACTACCACTCATCTTCTGAATGCCACTCCTCATCCTACTGCCGCTCAACCTCCTACTGCCACTTTCCCTCCTTCTACCATTCTGCCTCCTACTGCCACTCAGCCTCATActgctactcctcctcctcctacttccATTCCTCCTCCAActaccactcctcctcctcctactgctaCTCCTTCTCCTACTGCTGTTCCTCCTCCTGCTGA